The proteins below are encoded in one region of Belonocnema kinseyi isolate 2016_QV_RU_SX_M_011 chromosome 1, B_treatae_v1, whole genome shotgun sequence:
- the LOC117177960 gene encoding histone-lysine N-methyltransferase SETMAR-like, whose protein sequence is MFNRNLNEFSGRFVTVDETWIHHNIPEAKEQSKQWVSSAERAPKKAKVGLAANKVMATVFWDASGIIHIDYLQKCKTISGQYYSELLERFDTDLEKNRPHLSKKKVLLHQDNARVHTCVVAMAKIHKLRYELLPHPAYFTDLAPCDYFLFPNWKKWLGGKRFGSIEEVITERNAYL, encoded by the coding sequence ATGTTCAACCGCAATCTGAACGAGTTTTCGGGCCGTTTCGTAACCGTGGACGAAACGTGGATCCATCACAACATACCAGAGGCCAAGGAACAATCGAAACAGTGGGTTTCTTCGGCTGAACGTGCACCAAAGAAGGCCAAGGTGGGTCTGGCGGCCAACAAGGTCATGGCCACAGTTTTTTGGGACGCAAGCGGTATCATTCACATCGATTACCTTCAGAAATGTAAAACAATTAGCGGTCAATATTATTCAGAGCTTTTGGAAAGATTCGATACTGATTTAGAGAAAAATCGACCGCATTTGTCGAAGAAAAAAGTCCTGCTCCATCAAGACAATGCACGTGTGCACACGTGTGTAGTTGCGATGGCAAAAATCCATAAATTGCGCTACGAACTGCTACCTCATCCAGCATATTTTACAGATTTAGCACCCTGCGACTATTTCCTGTTTCCAAACTGGAAGAAATGGCTGGGCGGTAAGAGATTTGGGTCAATTGAAGAGGTCATCACCGAAAGAAACGCCTATTTATAA